Proteins encoded in a region of the Oncorhynchus clarkii lewisi isolate Uvic-CL-2024 chromosome 18, UVic_Ocla_1.0, whole genome shotgun sequence genome:
- the LOC139372286 gene encoding piggyBac transposable element-derived protein 4-like, with protein MTPGPTRHAVAHAQAIASTFYMFFTPAIKIIILEMTHLEGFRTYGDNWKRMDEIDLRAYIGLLILVVAVNEQLVPFRGWCSFRQYMPSKPAKYGIKIWVASDAQSNYTWKMQFYTGKPTSGGPEKNQGMRVVLNVTDGLRGHNVISPPALLATREREAFSSKFAFTPTTTPVSSLPKRNKIVVLLSTLHKMSEISDREDRKPAIILDNNHNKGGVDNLDKVVGTYSCRRM; from the exons atgacgccagggcccacaagacatgcagttgCCCATGCCCAGGCCATCgcctcaacattctacatgttcTTCACACCAGCCATCAAAATAATCATCCTGGAGATGACACATTTGGAGGGTTTCCGTACATATGGAGACAACTGGAAAAGGATGGATGAGATTGACCTGCGAgcctacatagggctgctaattTTAGTGG TAGCAGTGAATGAGCAACTGGTTCCATTCAGAG GTTGGTGTTCTTTCCGGCAGTATATGCCCAGCAAGCCAGCAAAGTATGGCATCAAGATATGGGTGGCAAGTGATGCGCAATCCAACTACACTTGGAAGATGCAATTCTACACAGGGAAGCCGACAAGTGGAGGCCCggagaagaaccaggggatgcgggttgtgcttaatgtgacagatggactgagggggcACAATGTCATAT ctccccctGCACTCCTTGcaacaagggagagagaggccttctcatcaaagtttgccttcacccccaccaccactccagTTTCCtccctcccaaagaggaacaagattgtggtcctcctgagcacactgcacaaaatgTCTGAGATTAGTGATCgcgaggacaggaagccagccatcatcctggataacaaccacaacaaaggaggcgtggacaacctggacaaggtggttggaacttacagctgcaggaggatg